In Ciconia boyciana chromosome 3, ASM3463844v1, whole genome shotgun sequence, a genomic segment contains:
- the KIAA0408 gene encoding uncharacterized protein KIAA0408 homolog, translated as MDLRKQLENTERNWNKEKMELLERFDNERKEWECQWKVMQKKIEELYQEVKLRRESNMNVHDKAIQSKMLQPSMHSPTLEENDTVELNYQHNVANDRMEKGSLLGKTGHECKETRAKSRNNTLLMDNLAFENREEPEDSLSIKTSKKNAKNYIGDLNVALKELARVSEELCSYQEEVRKKSNHRRMKSLPFLGEFEETQNTVILPEMNHVCSNESQTSVAFETEEHNNRKNLMSSTKALKDMSYGGLTGDRGTDFRSWQKKEAPPVPPRSTSRHLTNSLSAVVQLSEAPVRDPGIKSNCKAQDWRSGRKLMNPSPINQNETAAACANEGQAVKGPVMVTAAIPVTKNECNVPTSFCHNTWAYDVGKLGKDNKSEPSPLSAQKSCSDGNMAQSNKTHQKQNPKSHSSPYYSNDFYAPATLHNDFLEDCRYTLGKTQRNETLAAKIDEFNRTVFHTDKRNNALQENQVPRTASEDHKPCGPLCDSAISRAETVNTSCVSNPKFSAAKEQETSTPSKAVRMAGQQKQIDGLPNTSGYRHMLHEHDWRPSNLSGRPRSADSRSNYGVVEKLLKNYEKSTVTSPINVKCCKDKWTQANSEFTDGGCETLSQYLETLQIEQGKQEFPRNSARHIGQQLKQGKERQKLPEISVPAKCSSRKGFSRPARPANRRLPSRWASRSPSAPPAVRRTAYNCSVSFRSETSVV; from the exons ATGGACCTGCGTAAACAACTGGAGAATACTGAGAGGAACTGGAATAAAGAGAAGATGGAATTGCTGGAGAGATTTgacaatgaaaggaaagaatgggAATGTCAATGGAAGgtcatgcagaagaaaatagaagag ctttacCAGGAGGTAAAACTTAGAAGGGAGAGCAATATGAACGTCCATGACAAGGCCATTCAGAGCAAGATGCTGCAGCCATCCATGCATTCCCCTACTTTGGAAGAGAATGACACAGTAGAGCTGAACTATCAACACAATGTGGCGAATGACAGGATGGAAAAAGGGAGTTTGCTCGGTAAAACAGGACACGAATGTAAAGAAACCAGAGCCAAGAGCAGAAACAATACTCTGTTAATGGACAATCTGGCCTTTGAGAACCGTGAGGAACCTGAAGACAGCCTCAGCATCAAAACTTCCAAGAAAAATGCCAAGAATTATATTGGTGATCTCAATGTA gCTCTTAAAGAACTTGCCAGAGTCAGTGAAGAATTATGCAGCTATCAAGAGGAAGTTCGAAAGAAGTCCAACCACAGAAG aatgaAGTCACTTCCTTTCCTGGGGGAATTTGAggaaacccaaaacacagttATTCTGCCTGAGATGAACCATGTGTGCAGCAATGAATCACAGACTTCAGTTGCTTTTGAAACAGAGGAGCATAATAATAGGAAGAATCTGATGAGCTCCACCAAGGCTTTGAAGGACATGTCTTATGGTGGTCTTACTGGTGACCGAGGAACAGACTTCAGATCTtggcaaaagaaagaagctcCACCAGTTCCTCCACGGAGCACTTCTCGCCACCTAACAAACTCACTTTCTGCAGTTGTACAGCTTTCTGAAGCACCAGTAAGAGATCCAGGCATCAAAAGCAATTGCAAGGCTCAGGACTGGAGGAGTGGAAGGAAATTGATGAATCCTTCACCTATAAACCAGAATGAgactgcagcagcctgtgcaAATGAGGGGCAGGCTGTGAAAGGTCCTGTGATGGTAACTGCTGCAATACCTGTAACCAAAAATGAGTGCAATGTACCAACAAGTTTCTGCCACAACACATGGGCATATGATGTGGGCAAACTtggaaaagacaataaaagtGAACCTTCCCCACTTTCAGCCCAAAAGAGTTGTTCAGATGGAAATATGGCCCAAAGCAACAAGACGcaccagaaacaaaaccccaagtCTCACAGCAGCCCTTATTACAGTAATGACTTTTATGCCCCTGCTACCCTGCACAATGATTTTTTGGAAGACTGTAGGTATACTTTAGGAAAGACTCAAAGAAACGAAACTTTAGCAGCAAAGATCGATGAGTTTAACCGGACTGTATTTCACACAGATAAACGTAACAATGCTTTGCAAGAAAACCAGGTGCCTCGAACAGCATCAGAAGATCACAAACCCTGCGGCCCACTGTGTGACTCTGCTATTAGCAGGGCAGAAACTGTAAATACATCTTGTGTTTCAAATCCCAAATTCTCTGCAGCAAAGGAGCAAGAAACTAGCACCCCCAGCAAAGCTGTCAGAATGGCAgggcagcaaaagcaaatagaTGGACTTCCAAATACTAGTGGTTATAGGCACATGCTTCATGAGCATGACTGGAGACCAAGTAATTTATCCGGTCGCCCGCGTTCAGCTGACTCAAGGTCAAACTATGGCGTTgttgaaaagcttttgaaaaactatgaaaaatcAACAGTGACTTCTCCGATTAATGTGAAATGCTGCAAAGATAAGTGGACACAGGCAAATTCTGAATTCACCGATGGGGGTTGTGAGACATTGAGTCAGTATTTAGAAACGCTCCAGATTgagcaaggaaagcaagaatTTCCGAGGAATTCAGCCAGGCATATTGGGCAGCAACtcaagcaaggaaaagaaagacagaagttACCAGAG ATATCTGTGCCAGCTAAATGTTCAAGTAGGAAGGGTTTCTCCCGGCCCGCTCGGCCAGCAAATCGACGCTTACCTTCCAGATGGGCATCCAGATCACCATCAGCACCGCCTGCTGTGAGAAGAACGGCATACAACTGCTCTGTCTCCTTTCGGTCAGAGACCTCAGTAGTCTGA